In the Helicobacter typhlonius genome, one interval contains:
- a CDS encoding beta-ketoacyl-ACP synthase II has translation MRQVVVTGLGMVNALGLNKEESFKAIIEGKCGIKRISCFDVENFPVKIAGEITNFNPEEVLDPREVKKADRFIQLGLKAAQEAMNESGLLQNGMADSMLGDRFGISSAAGIGGLGNIERNSITCEQKGPRRINPFFIPSALVNMLGGFISIQYALKGPNLASVTACAAGTHAISEAAKTIMLGGADAMLVVGAESAICPVGIGGFAAMKALSDRNDEPLKASRPFDKERNGFVMGEGAGALVLEDYESAKKRGAKIYAKLIGFGESGDANHITTPAPQGEGALRAMKAALSMANTQVDYVNAHGTSTAYNDLYETMALKAAFGGKDKVPPVSSTKGQIGHCLGAAGAIEAIISIMAMQNSILPPTINQEYPDPECDLDYIPNTAREAKVNVVMSNSFGFGGTNGVVIFGKA, from the coding sequence ATGCGTCAAGTCGTAGTAACCGGTTTAGGAATGGTGAATGCACTAGGACTAAACAAAGAAGAATCATTTAAGGCAATCATTGAAGGCAAATGCGGCATTAAACGTATTTCTTGCTTTGATGTAGAGAATTTTCCCGTCAAAATTGCTGGTGAGATTACAAATTTTAACCCTGAAGAAGTCCTCGACCCACGCGAAGTCAAAAAGGCTGATAGATTTATACAGCTTGGGCTAAAAGCGGCGCAAGAGGCAATGAATGAAAGTGGTTTGCTTCAAAATGGTATGGCAGATTCTATGCTTGGCGATAGATTTGGCATAAGTTCTGCCGCGGGTATTGGTGGGCTTGGCAACATCGAGAGAAACTCAATTACTTGCGAACAAAAAGGTCCTAGACGCATTAATCCATTCTTTATCCCCTCTGCGCTTGTGAATATGCTAGGTGGCTTTATCTCCATACAATACGCGCTAAAAGGTCCAAATCTTGCGAGTGTTACTGCGTGTGCAGCAGGAACTCACGCTATTAGCGAGGCAGCAAAGACTATTATGCTTGGTGGCGCAGATGCTATGCTAGTCGTTGGTGCTGAATCTGCTATCTGTCCTGTGGGAATTGGTGGCTTTGCGGCAATGAAAGCACTAAGTGATAGGAATGATGAACCACTCAAAGCCTCTCGTCCTTTTGATAAAGAGCGCAATGGCTTTGTAATGGGCGAGGGAGCCGGAGCATTGGTGCTTGAAGACTATGAGAGTGCCAAAAAGCGTGGTGCAAAAATTTATGCTAAACTCATAGGCTTTGGCGAGAGTGGCGATGCAAATCACATCACTACTCCAGCCCCACAGGGAGAAGGTGCGTTACGTGCGATGAAAGCCGCTCTCTCAATGGCAAATACTCAGGTGGATTATGTCAATGCGCACGGCACAAGCACTGCATACAATGACCTTTATGAAACAATGGCACTTAAAGCTGCCTTTGGTGGAAAAGATAAAGTCCCACCTGTAAGTTCTACAAAAGGGCAGATTGGACATTGTTTGGGTGCTGCTGGTGCTATTGAGGCAATTATCTCCATTATGGCAATGCAAAACAGCATACTTCCACCAACCATCAATCAGGAATATCCGGATCCTGAATGTGACCTTGATTACATCCCTAATACCGCGCGTGAGGCTAAAGTCAATGTGGTTATGAGCAATTCGTTTGGCTTCGGTGGCACGAATGGCGTGGTAATATTTGGCAAAGCCTAA
- the acpP gene encoding acyl carrier protein, which yields MSSTFESVKSVVVEQLSVDANEVKLESRFIEDLNADSLDVVELVMALEEKFSIEIPDEDAEKIKTVKDVVDYIDKAK from the coding sequence ATGAGTAGCACATTTGAAAGTGTAAAGTCAGTAGTTGTAGAGCAATTAAGCGTTGATGCAAATGAAGTGAAGTTAGAATCTCGCTTTATTGAGGATTTGAATGCAGATTCACTTGATGTTGTAGAGCTTGTTATGGCATTGGAGGAAAAATTCTCAATCGAAATTCCTGATGAAGATGCGGAGAAAATCAAAACCGTTAAAGATGTTGTTGATTATATTGATAAAGCAAAATAA
- the fabG gene encoding 3-oxoacyl-ACP reductase FabG yields MKFQGSNVLITGASKGIGAQIAKTLAGYGLKVWINYRSKPELADNLQKEIESSGGKAAVIKFDASVEEEFVSALKVIIESDGKLDYLVNNAGITNDKLALRMSIGDFESVIDANLKSCFIGCREALKIMGKQRFGSVVNIASVIGERGNMGQSNYAASKGGMIAMSKSFAYEGAPRNIRFNCITPGFIKSDMTDELKPEIVESYMKNIPLARFGEASDVAEAVAFLLSNQSSYITGEVLKVNGGLYM; encoded by the coding sequence ATGAAATTTCAAGGAAGCAATGTGCTAATTACAGGAGCAAGTAAGGGCATTGGGGCGCAAATCGCTAAGACATTAGCAGGGTATGGATTAAAGGTGTGGATAAACTATCGCTCAAAGCCAGAGCTTGCAGATAATCTGCAAAAGGAAATAGAATCTAGCGGTGGCAAGGCGGCTGTGATTAAATTTGACGCAAGTGTGGAGGAAGAGTTTGTAAGTGCGCTAAAGGTCATCATTGAAAGTGATGGCAAGCTAGACTATCTCGTCAATAATGCAGGTATCACAAATGATAAACTTGCTTTGCGTATGAGTATAGGAGACTTTGAAAGTGTAATTGATGCAAACCTCAAGTCTTGTTTCATTGGTTGTAGAGAAGCACTCAAAATAATGGGTAAGCAAAGATTTGGTAGTGTAGTCAATATTGCTTCAGTAATTGGTGAGCGCGGCAATATGGGGCAGTCAAACTATGCAGCAAGTAAGGGTGGAATGATTGCGATGAGTAAATCTTTTGCGTATGAAGGCGCACCGCGCAATATCCGCTTTAACTGCATCACGCCCGGATTCATAAAAAGTGATATGACAGATGAGCTAAAACCTGAAATTGTGGAGAGCTATATGAAAAATATCCCATTAGCGCGTTTTGGGGAAGCAAGTGATGTGGCTGAAGCTGTGGCATTTTTGCTCTCAAATCAATCAAGCTACATTACTGGCGAAGTGCTAAAAGTTAATGGTGGGCTATATATGTAG
- the pbpC gene encoding penicillin-binding protein 1C yields MRDSAIFARAKIPLILCATGAVLLFFYGLGVFVSFYDTLKTKEGLKKDLFESVYSKSVFDRNGTLLSVFLNKQEQWHLKLPHAPPHKLRVAVLNYEDRRFYQHCGIDIFALLRSAKNNLTSHKRMGGSTISMQVVKLYTNAPRTFANKFNEIFQTLALESAYSKDEILNMYLNNAPYGGNIVGYHSAALLYFHKDSNALTWAESALLAVLPNAPGLLNLNKNTQILQQKRDTLLLKLHKKGYFDETILSLALKEPLPQTKTAYRNIAPHLSVHLARTQKAYNIHTTIDKNLQIRAESVIKQYHKKLYPQGILNIAALVVDTQSGEILSYVGSQDFLDIQNYGQIDGVRALRSPGSLLKPFLYALSIDNGLIAPQSLLTDVPLYFANFKPQNATKTYKGLVAAEYALQKSLNVPFVKLLQEYGYEKFFFTLQDMAHLPASNPHQYGLSFILGSKEINMLQIARLYRGLGNYGVFGELRFLANTQPKPMQRFLTKGSAYLTLQTLKELEREGILDFHKEKMVFSWKSGTSYGRKDAWAAGVSPKYTIVAWVGNFDAKPNPNILGVKTAGTLLFEILSALPDNNINFELPTEELEYIEVDKFSGYRLDDEYKNLLEKEDSQKSILYPIHAKPLERSPFYHKAFMYGDKEVDSHDSHFLESTPKLIIKLPLSVLNYYKIQNIQIDKHIQRHKKSVQILYPTQGLKILQAKDLDGDKELIINISNIKNQPISWYLNKKLVHSSAQSSFKTRLSPGDYHLTIVGEDGSMDSVSFYIKD; encoded by the coding sequence GTGAGAGATAGCGCGATTTTTGCTCGTGCCAAAATACCGCTTATTCTCTGCGCGACTGGTGCTGTGCTACTTTTCTTTTACGGCTTAGGCGTGTTTGTAAGCTTTTATGATACGCTTAAGACAAAAGAGGGTTTGAAAAAAGATTTATTTGAATCTGTTTATAGCAAAAGTGTTTTTGATAGAAATGGCACACTCCTTAGTGTGTTTTTAAACAAACAAGAACAATGGCATTTAAAGCTGCCTCACGCGCCACCACACAAACTTCGCGTTGCTGTGCTCAATTATGAAGACAGACGCTTTTATCAACATTGTGGGATTGATATTTTCGCGCTTTTGCGCAGTGCAAAAAATAATCTCACTTCACACAAAAGAATGGGTGGAAGCACGATTAGTATGCAGGTAGTAAAGCTCTACACCAACGCACCACGTACATTTGCAAATAAATTTAATGAGATTTTTCAAACACTTGCGCTCGAAAGCGCATATAGCAAAGATGAGATTCTCAATATGTATCTCAATAATGCGCCCTATGGTGGTAATATCGTGGGCTATCATTCAGCTGCACTTTTATATTTTCATAAAGATTCTAATGCGCTCACTTGGGCAGAATCTGCTCTTTTAGCCGTGCTTCCAAACGCACCGGGACTACTCAATCTTAATAAAAACACACAAATCCTACAACAAAAGCGTGATACCTTACTTTTAAAATTACACAAAAAGGGATATTTTGATGAAACAATACTTTCCCTTGCTCTCAAAGAACCACTACCACAGACAAAGACAGCCTATCGTAATATCGCGCCGCACCTCAGTGTGCATTTAGCACGCACACAAAAGGCTTACAATATTCATACTACGATTGATAAAAATCTCCAAATACGTGCAGAATCTGTCATCAAGCAATATCATAAAAAACTCTATCCGCAGGGGATTTTAAACATTGCCGCACTTGTTGTGGATACACAAAGCGGCGAGATTCTAAGCTATGTAGGCTCGCAGGATTTTTTAGATATACAAAATTATGGACAAATAGATGGTGTGCGTGCGTTGCGCTCTCCGGGCTCACTACTTAAACCTTTTTTGTATGCCCTTAGCATTGATAATGGACTCATTGCGCCACAAAGCCTTTTGACCGATGTGCCACTCTACTTTGCTAATTTCAAGCCACAAAATGCGACAAAAACCTACAAAGGATTAGTCGCAGCAGAATATGCCCTGCAAAAATCACTCAATGTGCCTTTTGTAAAGCTTTTGCAAGAATATGGCTATGAAAAATTTTTCTTTACCTTGCAAGATATGGCGCATTTGCCAGCGAGCAATCCACATCAATATGGCCTGTCCTTTATACTTGGCTCAAAAGAGATAAATATGCTTCAAATCGCAAGACTTTATCGTGGGCTTGGTAACTATGGCGTATTTGGGGAGCTAAGATTCTTAGCAAATACACAGCCAAAACCTATGCAAAGATTTCTTACAAAAGGAAGTGCTTATCTTACCTTGCAAACACTAAAAGAGCTAGAGCGCGAGGGAATCCTCGACTTTCACAAAGAGAAAATGGTATTTTCGTGGAAAAGCGGAACAAGCTATGGCAGAAAAGATGCGTGGGCTGCAGGTGTAAGCCCGAAATATACTATTGTTGCGTGGGTGGGGAATTTTGATGCCAAACCAAATCCAAATATTTTAGGTGTGAAAACTGCGGGAACTCTGCTTTTTGAGATTCTCTCCGCTTTGCCAGACAATAATATCAACTTCGAGCTTCCCACGGAGGAGTTAGAATATATAGAGGTGGATAAATTTAGCGGATATAGGCTCGATGATGAGTATAAAAATCTGCTCGAAAAAGAAGATTCACAAAAAAGTATTCTTTACCCTATTCACGCAAAACCCCTAGAACGTTCGCCATTCTACCACAAAGCCTTTATGTATGGGGACAAGGAGGTAGATTCACACGATAGTCATTTTTTAGAATCTACCCCAAAACTCATCATCAAGCTTCCCCTTAGTGTGCTCAACTACTACAAGATTCAGAACATACAAATTGATAAGCATATCCAAAGACATAAAAAAAGTGTGCAGATTCTCTACCCCACGCAAGGACTTAAAATATTGCAGGCAAAGGACTTAGATGGCGATAAAGAGCTCATTATTAATATTAGCAATATCAAGAATCAACCCATTTCGTGGTATCTTAATAAAAAGCTTGTCCATAGCTCCGCACAATCCTCCTTTAAGACGCGCTTATCTCCGGGGGATTATCATCTCACAATCGTGGGTGAGGACGGCAGTATGGATAGCGTGAGTTTTTATATAAAAGATTAA
- a CDS encoding alpha-2-macroglobulin family protein, which yields MNTIKTRTNNKISVALLLCVFLVFFISACADNKSVSSYTQNISTEQDDNIRITFENPIVSEETFNASKIYEVKASDDIIKINGKGVDATYVYRSTYEILIFPLATLKPNTKYTFNVNLAKLENTLIKDSLSLDVRTNLTEADILPFEPTYNASQSLSFRTSVEFSQRFDMSALLQAIESNDKKEIAKAITLQDDKGADVGFTLQAAPKALFIKSDELPIQEDKAYTLTIKAKYFGLKEDKVARYIQSVGNLEVVGIRAISTETPYIEVAFSSYLAQNTHLENFISIEPDIKAKFSQSGNVVRIDAPFSLSKNYKIRIKEGLVGVDKARMQTAKEDSIFFHQITPAIAFSQQGIFLPSNAAHKIAFKSMNIKKVRLKISKIYPNNITAYLYRQNLIGETQYNNYSRDDHYYDDEYSDRGIYADFERLGDEVLKQDFELEAEQNQWLQSEIDLSALKDKKGIFIIELGFKEEDMMYEFPEGTSSWRKSQFFDKATIQKHLIFSNIALIAQQSGDDKLEVMALDMVSNKPLSSVQINAISRKNQTLQSISTDSQGIATFNESSKIMYLDANKDDDNTILRLKNPVSTEGFDVAGEVLDGNTRAYIYTDRGVYRPGESAHINILARADSKPITHPIHISITSPQGKKIIENLSLKEQLFGLFSYTFTTESNAPSGIYELEAKVGGSSFWHKISVENVVPNRIKVEIASPDKISTVDELNFTLQSKYLFGAPASNLKYNIDLLVKEVNFYAPAYKDYVFTSHQSLNDFYDDFEGKLDENGKKNIEIDIDDFIEKASRNLRAILSAKVIESGGRQVQNAKAVDIMLFDAFVGIKKPESRYVSADKEIHLPIIVLSSDTQKPLVNRKLKYTIYHSNQSWWWDYSSYDEFVRSIKSSKYTRVLQEGNLTSKAEPVVLTFTPNQSGELFIEVQDLTNGTKSALSLYASEYGEPNLEPKITALKMSSNKTHYLSDEKAVVTFESIKDSKALVNIIGADKVFERFFVDTKDGQTQFELPLKKAYAPNVYVSVHLLQDYNSINNDRSQRLYGIIPLMVENADSKITIDIDAPKSIRPNDNFVVNLSNKEKKKVAYTLAIVDEGLLDLTDFSSPNPWVYFYKKLALSLLNFDNYDMIIGHNIDKIHQVLKVGGEAMFKAGAKRKDLNQAQRFKPVAFYAKPIMSDDKGKAKFTYTMPSYMGSVRIMAVAVDEKAYGGASQNMQVSAPVAMLPTIPRSLKNGDKFTLAIEVLPTQEKVGKVTLNLKSGDKIAFDKNQITLQFDDKKSQNVYINAQASENHIGQDFIDISLSSKDFKLNQKSEIDILPNNPYTTLSQKFTLKPKDSLTLENPKNSIIGSSDSYVIVSQSPILSIDNRLKWLIRYPYGCIEQTTSSVMPQLFLNKLSKSNFIDKQEIVRNINAGIERIGRFQTSDGGFSYWQGETRSNPWGSAYAGHFLLLAKANGYYVADNVLKNWISYQKNLAKNTEDPKTAIYALYLLSLAGEPQIGLLNAIYENLDSLNIDVSNKWLLGAAYKLAGMQSIAEKITKNLPTITKERDESYYIYSYGSSLRDNAMILRAYTEIYGAPHKEALSLLIQKLESDNWYSTQTLGYSLLALSSTMPASEDKGNNIIDVNFNGKNFKADKGADSIKIPFDAIEGKLSSNNAFPLYINQVWDGILLEKDIQAKSQKIALARSFLDESGNPIDVSNIPSSSTFYMKLTLSNASERVRVNNVAITQNLPSGWEIENTRLRDDVILPKFVTNSGITYTDIRDDKIMWFMDYHGNSKVMFVKINAITPGEYILPPATAEAMYDNSFLANTSSMPVVVSSRER from the coding sequence ATGAATACTATAAAAACAAGAACAAACAATAAAATAAGTGTTGCTTTGCTGTTGTGCGTGTTTTTAGTATTTTTTATAAGCGCGTGTGCGGATAATAAATCAGTCAGCTCTTATACGCAAAATATCTCCACCGAGCAAGATGATAATATTAGAATTACTTTTGAAAACCCAATCGTTAGCGAAGAAACATTTAATGCGAGTAAGATTTATGAGGTAAAAGCGAGTGATGATATCATAAAGATTAATGGCAAAGGTGTTGATGCGACTTATGTATATCGCTCCACTTATGAAATACTCATCTTTCCTCTTGCCACGCTCAAACCAAACACAAAATACACATTCAATGTGAATCTTGCAAAACTTGAAAACACACTTATTAAAGATTCTCTCTCCCTTGATGTGCGGACTAATTTGACGGAGGCGGATATTTTGCCATTTGAGCCTACATACAATGCTAGTCAAAGCTTGAGCTTCCGCACAAGTGTCGAATTTTCACAAAGATTCGATATGAGCGCACTTTTACAGGCTATTGAATCTAATGATAAAAAAGAGATAGCAAAAGCCATTACTTTGCAAGATGATAAAGGCGCAGATGTGGGATTCACACTACAAGCCGCACCAAAGGCACTTTTTATTAAAAGTGATGAGCTACCTATACAGGAGGATAAAGCCTATACCTTAACCATCAAGGCTAAATATTTTGGGCTCAAAGAAGACAAGGTAGCGCGATACATACAGAGCGTGGGGAATCTAGAAGTGGTGGGCATAAGGGCTATAAGCACAGAGACACCATATATCGAAGTGGCTTTTTCTTCATATCTTGCTCAAAATACACATTTGGAGAATTTTATTAGCATTGAGCCAGACATTAAGGCAAAATTCTCTCAAAGCGGCAATGTCGTGCGAATTGACGCGCCTTTTAGTCTCTCTAAAAACTACAAAATCCGCATTAAAGAAGGCTTGGTAGGCGTGGATAAAGCGCGTATGCAAACTGCCAAAGAAGATTCGATATTTTTTCATCAAATCACCCCAGCAATAGCCTTTTCACAACAGGGTATTTTCCTCCCAAGCAATGCCGCACACAAAATCGCTTTTAAGAGTATGAATATCAAAAAAGTAAGACTAAAGATAAGCAAAATCTACCCAAACAACATCACCGCATATCTTTACAGACAAAATCTCATCGGCGAAACACAATACAACAACTACTCACGCGATGATCACTACTATGATGATGAGTATAGCGATAGGGGTATTTACGCGGATTTTGAGCGTTTGGGTGATGAAGTGCTTAAGCAAGATTTTGAGCTTGAAGCCGAGCAAAATCAATGGCTTCAAAGCGAGATAGATTTATCCGCACTTAAGGACAAAAAGGGCATTTTCATCATCGAACTTGGCTTTAAAGAAGAAGATATGATGTATGAATTTCCAGAGGGAACTTCATCGTGGCGCAAAAGTCAGTTTTTTGATAAGGCAACCATACAAAAGCATTTGATTTTTTCAAATATCGCCCTCATCGCCCAGCAAAGTGGCGATGATAAACTCGAAGTAATGGCACTTGATATGGTAAGTAATAAGCCACTCTCCTCGGTGCAAATCAATGCCATTAGTCGGAAAAATCAAACCCTGCAGAGCATAAGCACAGATTCACAAGGCATTGCCACATTTAATGAATCCTCTAAAATTATGTATCTTGACGCGAATAAAGATGATGACAATACGATTCTGCGCCTTAAGAATCCTGTAAGCACAGAGGGCTTTGATGTTGCTGGAGAGGTGCTTGATGGGAACACAAGGGCATATATCTACACCGATAGAGGCGTGTATCGCCCGGGCGAAAGTGCGCATATAAATATCCTTGCACGAGCAGATTCTAAACCGATTACCCACCCAATACACATTAGCATTACCTCACCACAGGGCAAAAAAATCATAGAGAATCTAAGCCTAAAAGAACAGCTTTTTGGATTGTTTTCATATACATTTACAACAGAATCTAACGCCCCAAGTGGCATTTATGAGCTTGAAGCAAAAGTTGGTGGAAGCAGTTTTTGGCATAAAATCTCGGTAGAAAATGTCGTGCCAAATCGCATAAAGGTAGAAATAGCATCTCCGGACAAAATAAGCACGGTAGATGAGCTTAATTTTACTCTGCAATCAAAATATCTCTTTGGTGCGCCAGCGAGCAATCTCAAATACAATATAGATTTGCTTGTTAAAGAAGTAAATTTTTACGCACCTGCGTATAAAGACTATGTCTTTACCTCACATCAAAGCCTAAATGATTTTTATGATGACTTTGAGGGCAAACTCGATGAAAATGGCAAGAAAAATATAGAAATTGATATTGACGATTTCATAGAAAAGGCGAGCAGAAACCTCCGCGCTATCTTGAGTGCAAAGGTCATCGAAAGTGGTGGGCGTCAAGTCCAAAATGCAAAGGCTGTGGATATTATGCTTTTTGATGCTTTTGTTGGGATTAAAAAGCCAGAAAGTCGCTATGTGAGTGCGGATAAAGAGATTCATTTGCCAATTATCGTGCTTTCAAGTGATACGCAAAAGCCTTTAGTTAATCGCAAACTCAAATATACAATTTATCATTCAAATCAATCGTGGTGGTGGGATTATAGCAGCTATGATGAGTTTGTGCGCTCGATAAAAAGCAGTAAATACACAAGGGTTTTGCAAGAGGGTAACCTCACTTCAAAGGCAGAACCTGTTGTTTTAACATTTACCCCAAATCAAAGCGGGGAGCTCTTTATCGAAGTGCAAGACTTAACAAATGGCACAAAGAGTGCGCTCTCACTCTATGCGAGTGAATATGGTGAGCCAAACCTTGAGCCAAAAATCACAGCCCTTAAAATGAGTTCAAACAAGACACATTACTTAAGCGATGAAAAGGCAGTTGTTACTTTTGAAAGCATCAAAGATTCTAAAGCACTTGTGAATATTATCGGTGCAGATAAGGTATTTGAGCGATTCTTTGTCGATACAAAAGATGGGCAAACGCAGTTTGAGCTACCGCTTAAAAAAGCCTATGCACCCAATGTGTATGTGAGTGTGCATCTACTGCAAGATTATAATAGTATTAATAATGACCGCTCACAGCGACTTTATGGCATTATACCGCTTATGGTGGAAAATGCAGATTCTAAAATTACTATTGATATTGACGCGCCTAAGTCAATCCGCCCCAATGATAATTTTGTCGTGAATCTCTCAAACAAAGAAAAGAAAAAAGTCGCTTACACACTCGCGATTGTTGATGAGGGGCTGCTTGATTTGACAGATTTTTCTTCGCCAAATCCGTGGGTATATTTCTACAAAAAACTAGCCCTTTCACTGCTGAATTTTGATAACTACGATATGATTATTGGGCACAATATAGATAAGATTCATCAAGTTTTAAAAGTCGGCGGTGAGGCGATGTTTAAAGCTGGTGCAAAGCGCAAAGATTTGAATCAAGCCCAAAGATTTAAACCTGTGGCATTTTATGCCAAACCCATAATGAGTGATGATAAGGGCAAGGCAAAATTTACCTACACAATGCCCTCATATATGGGGAGTGTGCGGATTATGGCAGTAGCGGTTGATGAAAAAGCCTATGGCGGAGCTTCACAAAATATGCAAGTAAGCGCACCTGTGGCTATGCTACCCACTATACCGCGTAGCCTCAAAAATGGCGATAAATTCACCCTTGCTATTGAAGTGTTGCCAACACAAGAAAAGGTAGGCAAGGTTACTTTAAATCTCAAAAGTGGCGATAAAATCGCATTTGATAAAAATCAAATTACTTTGCAGTTTGATGACAAAAAATCCCAAAATGTGTATATCAACGCACAAGCGAGTGAGAATCATATCGGGCAGGATTTCATCGATATAAGTCTATCAAGCAAGGACTTTAAGCTAAACCAAAAAAGCGAGATTGATATTTTGCCAAACAACCCTTACACGACTTTGAGCCAGAAATTCACGCTTAAACCTAAAGATTCACTCACACTAGAAAATCCAAAAAATTCTATTATCGGCTCAAGCGATAGTTATGTGATTGTGAGCCAAAGCCCGATTTTAAGCATTGATAATCGCCTCAAATGGCTTATCCGCTATCCTTATGGCTGTATCGAGCAAACGACTTCAAGCGTTATGCCGCAGCTTTTCTTAAACAAACTGAGCAAAAGTAATTTTATCGACAAGCAAGAAATTGTGCGAAACATTAACGCAGGAATTGAGCGCATAGGAAGATTCCAAACAAGTGATGGCGGTTTCTCATATTGGCAGGGAGAAACACGCTCTAATCCGTGGGGTAGCGCATATGCAGGGCATTTCCTACTTCTTGCTAAGGCAAATGGCTATTATGTAGCGGACAATGTGCTAAAAAATTGGATTTCCTACCAAAAGAACCTTGCCAAAAATACAGAAGATCCTAAAACGGCTATCTATGCACTCTACTTGCTTTCACTCGCGGGTGAGCCACAAATTGGTTTGCTAAATGCGATATACGAAAATCTTGATAGTCTTAATATAGATGTAAGCAACAAGTGGCTTTTGGGTGCAGCATACAAACTCGCAGGAATGCAATCAATCGCTGAAAAAATCACAAAGAATCTCCCCACAATAACCAAAGAGCGAGATGAGAGCTACTACATATATAGCTATGGCTCATCTTTGCGCGATAATGCGATGATTTTGCGTGCCTACACGGAGATTTATGGCGCACCGCACAAAGAGGCACTATCACTTCTTATCCAAAAACTCGAAAGTGATAATTGGTATTCGACACAAACACTTGGTTACTCGCTCCTTGCACTCTCTAGCACAATGCCTGCGAGCGAGGATAAGGGCAATAACATAATTGATGTAAATTTCAATGGCAAAAACTTCAAGGCGGATAAGGGAGCAGATTCTATAAAAATCCCATTTGACGCGATTGAGGGCAAACTTAGCTCAAACAACGCCTTCCCGCTCTATATCAATCAAGTATGGGACGGCATTTTATTAGAGAAAGATATTCAAGCAAAATCGCAAAAAATCGCACTTGCTCGAAGCTTCTTAGATGAAAGTGGCAATCCTATCGATGTAAGCAACATACCATCTTCTAGCACATTCTATATGAAACTCACCCTAAGCAATGCAAGTGAGCGTGTAAGGGTAAATAATGTCGCCATTACACAGAATCTGCCTAGCGGCTGGGAGATAGAAAACACAAGGCTAAGAGACGATGTGATTTTACCAAAATTTGTAACAAATAGTGGCATTACCTACACTGATATACGAGATGATAAGATAATGTGGTTTATGGACTACCACGGCAATAGCAAAGTGATGTTTGTGAAAATTAATGCCATTACACCCGGAGAATATATCCTCCCACCAGCTACTGCAGAGGCGATGTATGATAATAGCTTCCTTGCCAATACAAGCTCTATGCCCGTTGTGGTAAGCTCTCGTGAGAGATAG
- a CDS encoding RluA family pseudouridine synthase: MPFITREYEISTPIAAFLFLMRHKQYSIQAAQRAIDKGYLRQNGRAVSKAEIICGKVELNEFEARDINLEPLFSNADFCVYDKPHNLLSHPKGRYFHYSLNDALKSRFGKNANIIHRLDRQTSGLLLCALNPVSEKELKMLMQQRQIHKSYYAIVEGNLTQEILIDKPLATQKHKGGDLCIKSIICKNGKESRTLVRPIFYHAQTDSTLINALPLTGRTHQIRAHCAYIGHRILGDPLYGADEKYSRMYLDNKHLAEYEQYFGAPYLCLNAHSLHFCFREQEYRFTSKLHFDFAPHFEAYF, encoded by the coding sequence ATGCCCTTTATCACGCGTGAATACGAGATTAGCACACCCATAGCAGCGTTTTTATTCCTTATGCGCCACAAACAATACAGCATACAAGCTGCCCAAAGAGCCATAGACAAGGGCTATTTAAGGCAAAATGGACGCGCAGTATCAAAGGCTGAAATTATTTGTGGTAAAGTCGAACTAAACGAGTTTGAAGCCCGTGATATTAACTTAGAACCTTTGTTTTCCAATGCAGATTTTTGCGTGTATGACAAGCCACACAACCTCCTAAGCCACCCCAAAGGCAGATATTTTCACTACTCACTTAATGACGCACTCAAATCGCGCTTTGGCAAAAATGCAAATATCATTCATCGTCTTGATAGGCAAACTAGCGGCTTATTGCTATGCGCCCTAAATCCTGTAAGCGAAAAAGAACTCAAAATGCTAATGCAGCAGCGGCAGATTCACAAAAGTTATTATGCTATCGTGGAGGGGAATCTCACACAGGAGATACTCATTGACAAGCCACTCGCCACGCAAAAGCATAAGGGTGGGGATTTATGTATCAAAAGTATTATATGTAAAAATGGCAAAGAATCTCGCACACTTGTGCGCCCTATTTTTTATCACGCACAAACAGATTCTACACTTATTAATGCCCTACCACTCACAGGCAGAACCCACCAAATCCGCGCTCATTGCGCCTATATAGGACATAGAATCCTAGGCGACCCGCTATATGGGGCAGATGAGAAATATAGCAGAATGTATTTAGACAACAAACATCTAGCCGAGTATGAGCAATACTTCGGCGCACCCTATTTATGCCTCAATGCACATTCTTTGCACTTTTGTTTTAGAGAGCAAGAATATCGCTTCACAAGCAAACTCCATTTTGACTTCGCGCCACATTTTGAAGCATATTTTTAA